In one Diceros bicornis minor isolate mBicDic1 chromosome 2, mDicBic1.mat.cur, whole genome shotgun sequence genomic region, the following are encoded:
- the LOC131411462 gene encoding LOW QUALITY PROTEIN: bolA-like protein 2 (The sequence of the model RefSeq protein was modified relative to this genomic sequence to represent the inferred CDS: inserted 2 bases in 1 codon; substituted 1 base at 1 genomic stop codon), with the protein MRVCRSLIQTDARWPGSELGLHSGWAAAVELSAEYIWEKLWQDLQVVHVEVEDTVPNCCGSTFXVXEGKLLLQRHQLVSTCLAEELLHIYAFEQKTLTPRQWACEWQK; encoded by the exons ATgcgtgtgtgc AGAAGCCTTATTCAAACAGATGCTAGGTGGCCGGGGTCTGAGCTGGGATTGCATTCTggctgggctgctgcagtggaactCAGTGCCGAGTACATCTGGGAGAAGCTGTGGCAGGACCTGCAGGTGGTGCATGTGGAAGTGGAGGACACAGTTCCCAACTGCTGTGGGTCCACCTTTTGAGT TGAGGGGAAACTTCTGCTTCAGAGACACCAGCTCGTGAGCACATGCCTAGCTGAAGAGCTTCTGCACATCTATGCCTTTGAGCAGAAAACCTTGACCCCAAGGCagtgggcctgtgagtggcagaAATAA